A region from the Deltaproteobacteria bacterium CG2_30_66_27 genome encodes:
- a CDS encoding 6-phosphogluconate dehydrogenase (decarboxylating), translated as MDIAMIGLGKMGANMTTRLLGKGHRVVIYDLKEEAVRAAEAGGATGARTLDEVVGKLSVPRVVWVMVPSGKPTDDTIAALADRLSPGDVVIDGGNSNYKDTMRRAAALKGKGLQFVDVGTSGGVWGVSEGYSMMVGGEEEAVKRIAPILESLAPATDKGWGRVGPSGAGHFVKMVHNGIEYGLMQAYAEGFELMRRKSGFGLDLGRIAEIWRHGSVVRSWLLDLTADALAKNPGLDGIAAYVPDSGEGRWTAIEAIETGVSLPVITMALQNRFRSREEAPFADKLLSAMRNEFGGHAVKGSK; from the coding sequence ATCTACGACTTGAAGGAGGAGGCGGTTCGGGCCGCCGAAGCGGGGGGAGCGACCGGGGCCCGCACCTTGGACGAAGTGGTGGGGAAACTGTCCGTCCCGCGCGTCGTCTGGGTAATGGTCCCCTCCGGGAAACCGACGGACGACACCATCGCGGCCCTGGCGGACCGCCTTTCCCCGGGGGACGTCGTCATCGACGGGGGGAACAGTAATTACAAGGACACGATGCGTCGCGCCGCGGCGCTCAAGGGAAAGGGGCTGCAGTTCGTCGATGTCGGGACCAGCGGCGGCGTGTGGGGGGTGTCCGAGGGGTACAGCATGATGGTCGGAGGGGAGGAGGAGGCGGTGAAGAGGATCGCGCCCATCCTCGAATCGCTGGCTCCGGCGACCGATAAGGGGTGGGGGCGCGTCGGGCCGAGCGGGGCCGGTCACTTCGTCAAGATGGTCCACAACGGGATCGAATACGGACTGATGCAGGCGTATGCCGAGGGGTTCGAGCTGATGCGGCGGAAAAGCGGGTTCGGCCTGGACCTGGGCAGAATCGCCGAGATCTGGCGGCACGGCAGCGTGGTCCGCTCCTGGCTGCTGGACCTGACGGCCGACGCGCTGGCGAAGAACCCCGGCCTGGACGGGATCGCGGCGTACGTGCCGGACTCCGGCGAGGGCCGCTGGACGGCGATCGAGGCGATCGAAACGGGGGTCTCCCTCCCCGTCATCACGATGGCCTTGCAAAACCGCTTCCGGTCGCGCGAGGAAGCGCCCTTCGCGGACAAACTCCTGTCCGCGATGCGGAACGAGTTCGGCGGGCACGCGGTGAAGGGCAGCAAGTGA